The Thermococcus peptonophilus genomic sequence CCAAGGATGAAGCCTTCCTTAAACGTCTCGCGCTTTAGGGCCTTTCTCTCAAAGATAAGGAGCATGAGGAGTGAAGCCAGACCGAAGCGGTAGGCAAGAAAGAGTATCGGCGGAAAATAGTCGAGGCTAACCTTCATGGCCGGAAAAGTGAAGCCCCAGAAGACCGTGACACCCAGGAGTGCAAGTTCGGCTTTTTTCATCGGAAGTCGTCTGATATGGAGCTTAAAAATCTACTCCCCGGGCCCGTTGATGCAGCTCATATTCATAGCCAGGAGCATCTCGACGAAGCCGCTTTCAAGGTTCTCCTTTATCTTCGGGAGCAGCCTGCGGAAGTCCTCTATTGTGAGAGGACTCTTGTCCTTGAGCCACTTTACCTCCCCGTCGTTTTTATCGAGGACAACAACTTCTCCCTCAGTGATTAGAGGGAGGTAGTTCATCTTGACACCGTACATCTCTTCGGCGAAGGCGAGCTTTGCCCTCAACAGTTCAAGGTAGTTAGCGAGTTCTTCTCCGAGAAGCTCCCTTATCTCCCTTCTCATTCTTCCACCGAAAGAGATTGGATGTACACCTTTATTAGGTTATCGGGCAATTTTGGGTAACAGTGTCTTGTTCAGATAGTCGAAAGCTCCATAAAGGGCCGTTGAATACTCCCCTGTAAGGTGGTGCCCATGATGATGAAGCGCTCCTATCACTTCCACGCTTATCAGCCGGGGGACATAGTCTATGTTCACGACGGATCGGGATGGGATCCGATAAAGTACTCCGAGCGGCTCAGTCCGGTTTCGCTGAAAATCCGGGACATCGAGGTCAAGGGGAGGAACTGGACGAGGGCCGTCATAAAGGCCTATGAGTATGCTGGAGAAGTCCTTGGGAGTTTGCCCGAGAAGAGTGTCAGCGTTGATTTTGAGCCGTTTACCCTTTACATGATACTCAGGTACAAGCCCAGGATATACAGCGAAATAGTGGAGCTTCTTGGGAGTCACGTTGAAGCGGTTCCTACGACTCCTTTCCATCCCATAATGCCCCACCTTGGCAGGTTTGATCAGGAGGTTCTCGCGAGGGTCTCCTTTGACTTTTATACCCCTTTTATCGGGAGCTCGGACGTCGTTGGCTACTGGCTTCCTGAGGCCGTCATAACGAGGGAGACGGCGGAGATCATCGCAAAGGCCGCCGGGAGAGAGGTGGTCTTCCTTCTCGATGAGAGACAGTTCGTCGGCCTCAACATTCCCCAGGCAAAGTACTCCTGCAACACCTACCGGGCCGGAGAAAAAACCGCGTACGCCTTTGGGAGGGATCACCAGCTCAGCGACGCGTTTGCCTTCAACACCCTTGACGTAGAGGGGCTTATTCGGGCGGTGGCTGAGGGGAGAGTCGACGTCTTTAAGGAAAAGGAGGGAATCCCCTACCTAGTTCATCTCGCGAGCGACCTTGAGGCCCTCCTGGCCAATCCGCAGCAGCTAGACCGCTTCCTTGGGTGGATGCGGGGGCTTGACGAGAGGGGTGTTGAAGGCGTGAACGCAGTCGAGTTCGTCCGCAGGAAGAAAAAAGGAGAGTACAAAAAGCTCGAAGGGGAGTGCAGTGAGCACTTCAGGATAAACATAAAGGACTACTCCAGCTGGAGCGACTACTACGACCTCAGCGTTGACGGCAGAACCGGCGATATGAGATGGCTCGGAATGAGGCGGGAGGACGGCAAGGGCATAAACCGCCTCTACAAGGGCAAAAAAGTTTCACAGCTCTGGAAGTACGCCTTCACCAAGCTCTTCCGTGAGCTTAACAGGGCCGTCCGCTTTGGGGTTATTGACCTGATCAAAAAGGAAAATCCCGATGCTACTAGGGAGGAGGTCCAGGAGTTCCTTGTTAGATATTCAAGGGTCTTCTTCCGCGAACACTACGAGTACTTCGAGATGGAGACGGGGATCGACTACATCATGGAGCCGATAGACGGCGTTGATCCAACGCTGGCCATGAAGCTTGGCAGAATATACTACCTGATGCTCCTGGCCAACCACTCCTGCCCCCGCTTCTGGGAGAACATAGACACGAGGGTCACCTTCGGCAACGTCGCAGTCATTAGCAAGGCCCTCATAGAGCTGATGGAAGTCTATATGAAGGAGGAACTTGGAGAAAGGGCCAACTTCCTCCTCCTTGAGTACATGAAGCTCCTGGCTTTTCCACAGCTCTACTACGACTACGACCTCTACAAGCTCCCCGGATTGGAGGGCTGGGAAACCACTGAAGAGGCCTGGTTCGAATCACTAAAGAGCGAGGTCCCCAACAGCTCCTACAACGTTGTCACGAGGGCGGCGCTTTACACTGGAAAGGAGGCCCTCCCCGATGAGGTCAAGGACGCCCTGGGGATACTCTACGATTTCGAGGGGGCAGTTGCGGATACAGGGCACATACCCGGTGAGGCGCATGGGCACTGGGAGAACCGGGAGTGGTGCGAGCACAGGGGATAACTTTTTAAGTTTTGCTCCCCTAATTTTATGACGGTGGGTTATGTGGAAGAGCAGGAGTCGAATAAGAAAGTTGAAGATGGGCTGATAGATTGCCTTCAGAGGGGCTTCAGCTGGGAGTTCTGCTCAAAATTGGAGGATGCTCTCAACCGTCTTCAGAATCTGAGGAGTGATAAGAAAAGAAAGACCTTTCTGCTAATCTTACTGTTTAAGGCCGTCCTTCTCTCTGCTCAGGAAGAGGTAAGCCTCGTTCTCTAAAGACCTCGGTACGTAGTCCACGAGCATCTCTGCTGCCCTTATTGTCTCCCTCAGGTTCTTCCCGAGGGCTACCTGGTTCTTCTCAAGCAGTTCCCTAATGACGTCAATGATATTTTCTTTTACCCTCTTCTCCGCGTAGAGCCTCTTGCCAACGAGCCAAACCCTCTCGTTCTTCCTGTAGAAGTCCCGTCCTCGTTCTGTGAAGAACTCCGGCCCGGGATGGATTTTTACCCTTGGCCTATCAATCCTATCGATTTCGAGCATTATGAATGCCTTTTCAGCGCCATACCGTCCAGCGTTCCACCCGAATACTCCAAAGCCCTCCCTCGACAGGGCTTTCTCAAACCCCCTCGCGCTTCTCTCAAGCTGTGGGAAGAGCAGGTCGTCCACCATTTCCGGAACGTCAAAGAGAAGCGTTATTAGGTGAGTCCCCTTTCTCCTCAGCTCCGCCAGATAGTCCCCTCCAGTTTTCCCCGTAGGGAAGAAGAACTCAAGCGATGGCCTCCGCAGAAACTCGTCCGCCTTGAAATAGAACCTTCCGTACTTCTCCCAGCTCAGGTTAGCGGCCACGTTCCTTCTGGGGTCAACGGGGTCTATGACAACGAGAGGCTTGTCCTCTTCAACTTCCCTCTTTACTGTTTTCATCGCTATTTCGGGTTCCCTTTTCAGCCAGCCTGCAGGGTCGATAACCTTCTGCCTCAGTATGAAGTCGGCCTTTTCGAGGACTTCAGCAAAAGAGCCGTACTTTATCACGAGTATCTCCGAGAGGTATCCCGAAAAACCTCGGACGTATATCTCGCTCCCGTAGGCGGCTATTCCTTTAAGGAAGCGTTTGAGCAGTCTAACCTCGTTGTTCTTTCCGTTGATGTTCTCGTTCACCCACTTTGTGTGGAGAATTGAGCGGTCAACGGCGGTTCTCACATCTTTCCAGTCCCTCACGTCGTAGCAGGGAACTAAATCGACTTTAACGCCCCTGTATTTAGCCCTCACGTATGGATGCTCCGCGTAGGCTATTTCGTATTCTCCAAGTGTTTTCCCTATTTCCTTCCCAAGCTCCAGTCCCTTTTCCCTCACTTCTTCAAGAGGTGTGTCGAGCGGGAAGGCGAGAAAGAGATCAACGTCGTGGTCTCCGGCTAGGTAGGTATCCTTGGCGAGGGAGCCGACGAAGTAGGGCTTAACATCAATGCCCAGCTCTTCTGCCTTTTCTCTCGCTATCTCCTCAAGTTCACCCATCAGCTCCCTAACGAAGGCCCTTTCATCTTCGGTTGGCACGATTTTCTGGAGAACTTCGGAAATGACCGCTTCAAGCTTCATCCCCTTTCCTCCGGCTCTTTGAGCTCAAACCTCGCGACTGTCTCGTATATTGGGCCCTTCGGCGTTAGCGTGCTCTTCTTCAGCTCTATTGCCTCGACCTCGAATTCTCCAAAGTCCTCGTTGGCGAGGTCTTTCAGGGCCATGGCAAGCTCGAGCTTGTCCCTGACGAACTTGACCCTGCCAATGGTGATATGAGCGACGAAGTCCTTCTCCTTCTTGAAGCCGAGCCTTCTCATGGCCTTCTCTACATCTTCAGCTATCGCCCTTATCCCCTCGTCGTTCTCTATCCCCGCCCAGATGACCCTAACGTAGTTCGGGTTCGGGAAGACTCCTATACCTTTCACCCTAACGCGGTGCTTCTTGTGCCTCTTTGCTATCTCCGCCAGTGCCCTCTTAACTTCCTCGGCGGTAGTCTCATCTATCTCTCCAAGGAACTTGAGCGTCACATGGAAGTTCTCCCTCTCGACGAACTTTATCTTTGCCGCTTTGTTCCCTATCCTCCCCCGGGCCTTGAGCAGGTTGTCCCTAACCTCGTCGCTGACTTCTATCGCTATGAACGCCCTCATGGTATCACCAAGAAGAGTGGGGGCGGGAGAATAAAAACCTCACTCCCTCACAACAACGGGAAACTCCTCCCAGGGGAAGACGATCCACTTGTCCGTCCTGAAGACGTAGAAGTCCGGAACTACCTTCGTCCAGGGCTTCATGCTGAGGCAGGCGACCTTAACCTCGCTTGCCCCAGCTTTCTTCACTTCCTCGATGACAACTTCGAGGGTCTTTCCGGTGTCGCTGACGTCGTCCACAATAACGACCTTCTTTCCTTCAAGCGAGCCGTGGAGTGGGATGTTTATGACCGGCTTCTCCATTCTCTCATCTATGTCCTTGTAGAACTTGACGTCTATGACCTTCACTTCGAGGTCGCCGAGGATATGGCTGAGCCTCACAGCCGGGATAAGCCCGCCCCTCGCGACTCCAACGATCACATCCGGCATGAAGTTCTTCCTCAGCTCGTCCGCCAGAGCGAATATTGCCCTGTCAACCTGCCACCAGGTGAGGTAAACCTTGTCCATGTCAACACCTCCGAATAGCGCGGGCTTTAACCCTTTGGCCTTAAGGCTTTTGGCTGATGGATAGAAGTAAAAGTCTCGGGCTTAAAAAGTCTCCGTTGGCAGAAAGATGTTAAACATCATATTACAAACAACATTTTGCAAACTATGAGTTTAGGAAAAATTTATATTCGTATTATATAACTTTCCAACGCAAACATAACATGGAGGTGATATCTTGGAGTTGGGACTTCTTGCTACTAAGATTAGTCAGGTAGGGTTGGAGCCAGGCCACGGACCTGATGGGATTCCAATTCCAATATGCATGGCCTGTTGCTTGTTGGGTGGTGGTGGGGTTAATCCCTATTGACGTTTGTTTATTTTTTAACTTAAGAGGGGGTATTGTGATGAGTATAGAAACTTTGGAAAAAGTCTACCCGGTTCCTCGTGAGAGACTCATTATGAGAAGGGATAGCTATGGCGTCGTAGCCATGGTGTATCCATTTGGGGGCACCCTTAGAATATTGCACCCCTCTGAAGCTGTGATAATCGCGCTGTGCGATGGCACAAGAACGATTGGGGACATCATTGATATCGTTTCGAGGATATTTAATATTGACCGCACACGCTCAAGGAACTACGTGGAGCATATATTTAACACGTATAACGAGTATTTCCAATTCTCGAACTTGCCTCTGGAAAGTACTGTCAGTTATGACCCAATGGACTTTGTATATTCGCCGAAAAGCTTTAAAAACTTCAGGCATTACTTGGAAAGTCCTCTTGGAATTACCTATGTATGTACTAAAGTGTGCCATCTGAGGTGTAAATACTGCTACGCAAATTCTGTACACATCTCAGACAGTATGAATAGTTCAATTGATAGTCCTCTATCTTTAGAAATCCTTGAGAAAATAGTTAGGGATTTCAAGGAGAATGGGATTAAATTTGCCCTGTTCTCTGGCGGTGAGCCTTTGTTGTTAAAGGATATTCATAAGAGAGTAGAACTGTTTACGAGAAATGATATTCGCGTTTTTATCTCAACTAAATACCCTGTAAGCAGGAAAAAGAGTGAACAGCTCAAGAAAGCGGGGATAAAGGAGATACAAGTTAGCTTGGACTCGTTTATTCCGGATATTGAAGATGAATTAGTCGGTGTGCCTGGGATGTTTTATAAACTAATTAGATCCATAGAGAACCTAATTGAAGCGGGAATAGAGGTATGGGTCAACACGGTGTTGACATCAAAGAATATTTACGAGTTCCCAAAATTTGTCAGGTTTCTGAATAAACTGGGAGTCAAACGGGTTACTCCCTCATTATACACGGTTCCTATAGGGTGGGCTTCCAGATATGCTTCGGAGTTGTTGCCCTCCTCAGAGCAGCTGTCCTGGCTATCCCGTGAGCTTAAACAAATTAATCCCACTCGAGAGGAGTCCATAAACGTAGATTATTTTACTCAGTCTAATGGTATCTCTCTTGATAAGCAGGTTCAGACTATGAGTTCATTCCAGAGGCAGCTCTGTGGTGGGGGACGGGTGGGGCTGGTAATGTTGCCCGACGGTAGAGTGACTGTGTGTGAGAGGTTAGCCAATTTGGACTGGCTGATTGTGGGAGATTTAAAAAAAGAAAGTGTGCGTGATGTCTGGGAGTCAGAGAGAGTAAGGTGGTTTAGGAACCTGCCTCGGGAACTATATCGGGGCACTCCCTGCTATTCATGCCAGTATTTTGAAACAATATGCCAGCCTCGGGGGATATGCCTGTTGTCAAGTTATGCCTTAAATGGCAGATTTTTTGGTCCGGATTCAATGTGTCCATTTGTCCGGAGGGGGAGGAAGAATGAAAGTAAAGGTTGATAACTTAGTCAAGGTTTATGGTGATGTTATCGCTCTAAAGAACGTTACTTTAAGCTTTAAAGCTGGAAATATTTATGTGTTGCTTGGTCCAAACGGAGCAGGTAAGACTACACTCGTTAAAATAATTTCCGGTCTTATACCTCCAACCTCTGGTGATGTTTATGTCAATGGTTTAAGTGTTACTGAAAACCCCAGTTCGGCCAGGAACATGCTTCGCTTTGTACCCCAGGAGCCTGCCCTTGACTGGTTGCTCTCTGTGTACGACAATCTATATTACTATGCATGGCTTCTAGGTTTGCCTAAAGCGGAAAGGAAAAGGGCTGTTGAGAGGGTACTAAAAAAATTTAATTTAAGTGATTATTCAAACTTTGCTATCAACCAGCTCTCCGGGGGCCTTCAAAGGCGGGTTCAGATTGCTAGAGCGTTCCTAGATGAAACTAGGCCTCTTCTTATACTTGATGAGCCTACTATTGGAGTTGACCCTGTGGGCAAACTTCAGATTTGGGAACTCATAAAAGATGAGACCTCTTCTGGGGATATCCTCACTATAGTATGTACAAATGACTTGAGTGAGGCTGAGTTTTTGGGGGATATAATTGTTTTGTTGAACAAGAAAGTTATTAGAGTTCTTAAAAAAGAGGATATTGCCCTTGAAGACTCTGTTGAGATTGTTACCTCCTCAGAGTCCATAATCGTTAACAGGAGGGAACTCAACAAAACCCTTCTTTCCCTCATTTATGATGGGATTGAGATAAGGTCAGTATCACCAAAGAGACCCTCTCTGATGGATGTGTTTAGAGAGTATTTTGGAGGTGGTTCCGAATGATGAACTTGAGGATCCTACCTCTTGTGTGGAGAGAGCTTAAGGTTAACACCACGACTCATTTTGTTGTAGGCAAGATTATAGTTCCCACTGCATATCTGTTACTTTTTTCTCTTGGGTTTAGTTATGCATTTAATGGATTCTATTTAAATGGTGAACATGTGCCGTATACATCCTTTTTCTTGCCAGGACTGATTGCGCTCCAAGTTTTCCTGAACTACAGCTATGCCTTGAGCATGGTGAGATGGGATAGAATAACCAACTTAATCACAATAATAAAGATTGCGGGAGTTGGGATGGGAGAATACCTGCTGTCCAAGGTGTTTTCAACGGTTTTATATTCGATGTTGCAGGGAGTGTACCTGATTCTACTCGGGGCAGTGTTTTTTGGACGTTTTCCCACTTTCCAGGGTTTTGTGTACATGCTTGTGGGAATATTTGTAGGTTGTGTTTTCTGGGTTGCTCTTGGAGTGGTGCTTGGGATAGTCATAACAAATGATGTTAAAAGGGACATCATTACGACCTTGGTGGGTTTGCCAGCGTCTTTTGCCAGTTCTGTATTCTATCCCTTGAATATGATACACTCGAGTATTTTCAAAGCTATTGTTTTGCTGAATCCCTTGACGTATTTGGCTCAGTTCCTAAGGAACGCATATCTGTTTGGAACATTTGATACCACATCCTTTTTAATATTGCTTGTTGCCTCCGGGTTGTTATCTCTCCTAAGTTATTACACAGCCAGAAATGTGTAGTTTAACCTGGAGTGTCACTCCTTGTAAATTTTATCATGAAGAATAAAATGGGAATTCCTCAGCTTATGACGCACTTGCTCCAGCCGCAACGCGGGCAGGTTGCGCAGCCGCTCTCCATTCTGAGCTCCACCAGTTCGCCGTCCTTCTCGTAGCAGACGGGACAGTAGGCAACTCCGAGGAGCTCCTTTATTTTTTCCTCTGGAATCTCCGGCCTCTCGGCGTGGTGCGGGTGCTCGTGGGCGGGCTTGATGGCGGAGACGTGGGATACTGAGAAAGTCAGTCCACCCGCCTGGGTACTCTTCTCCTTTCCGTTCGTCCCGTTCAGGATGGCCTCGACGTTGATGAACCTTGAAAGCCACGGTTCGGCCTCGACTATCGCCCTCAGCTTCTCGACGGCGTAGTCGCTCGGCTTCGCGGGAACCCTCTTCTTCTTTTCACCCTCGACGCTGTAGACCTGAACTGACAGCGAGCCGTCGCGGTAGACGGTAACTCCTTTACATCCGAGCTTGTAGGCGAGCAGGTAGGCGGCCTTCACATCTTCAACGGTGGCGTCGTTCGGCATGTTTATCGTCTTGCTCGCTGAGTCGGTCAGCCAGAGCTGGATGTTCGCCTGGGCTAAGAGGTGGTCGAGCCAGTGGATGTCCATGGCCGTGACGAAGACCCTTTGCATGTCCTCCGGGATTTCCTCAAGGCCCTGTACAGAGCCATAGTTGTCGCTTATCTTCTTGAGTATCTCGTCGCTCCAAAGGCCGCGCTTCTTGAGCTCTGCTTCAAAAACCGGGTCGACGTAGTAGAACTCCCCAACGGTAACGCTCTTCTTATAAACGAGAGCGAATATCGGCTCGATTCCGCTTGATGTGTCGGCTATCATGCTGACGCTCCCAGTCGGCGGGCAGGTGGTCACCATTCCGTTCCTCACACCATAGCGCTTGATGTCCTCAACCAGCTCGTCCCAGGGCAGGTTCCATACCTCCCTGTGGTAGAAGCCCTCAACCGGCAGTTCTCCGTCCTTGTATTTCGTCTTCTCATAGAGCGGGAACGGGCCGCGCTCCTTGGCGGCTTCAACGCTCCTCTTGTAGGCGTAGAATGTCAGGTACTCTGTGGCCTTCCTCATGAAGTCAAAGCCCTCTTTGCTGTTGTAGGGAATGCCGAGCTTGAAGAGCGCGTCGGCAAGGCCCATCATGCCAACGCCGATTCTCCTTGTGAGCTTGGTGTTCCTGTCTATCTCCGGGAGCGGGAACTTGTTTACATCGATTGCGTTGTCGAGGTATTTGGCGACCTTCTGAATCACGTAGGCGTACTCGTCCCAGTCGAAGTACGGCTTGCCCTCGTCGTCGTACTTCACGAACTTTGCGAGATTTATGCTGGCTAAATTACAGGACTCGTACTCGTAGAGGGGTTCTTCTCCACAGTTGTGGCTCATGAAGCCGTTGCTTATGTACGAGTGGTATTCGGGAACGGTAAAGTCATAGACGATCTCCTCACCGAGGACTTCCACGCTCTCGACAGTAACGACTGGCTCGTCGATCTTCGTCTTTTTGAGGCTAAGCTTCTCCATCTTGTAGCCATTGAAGCCGATCTTCTCCGCAAAGAGCTTCCTGCTGTAGTTCGCTATGACGAGCTCGTAGTAGCCCTTCGCCCTGTAGGTTCTCTCCTCTCCGTCCTTGGTCGTGTATTTGAACTCGGTGGGATAGGGCCTCTCGTATATCTTGGAGAGTATTCCAAAGAGCAGAAGAAGATCTTGGACGTCTCTGAGGAGCTCCCTGTCCTTCGATGTAAGCCTTATCGCATTGTCGTTGTCAACGTAGCCGTCGGCACTGAACAGTCCCCTAAGAAACGCCGCTATCTCGCTTGGCTTGAGCCTGTAGACTATCTCTGGAACCCTCTTCTCATTGCTTCCAACGAGGCTCTCAAGCCACCTGTAGGCTTCCCCCCTTACGCCGAGCTTTATCTGGTTGCCGTAGCGGTGGGGTTCAGCCTTAATGTTGAAACGCTCCGCCAGTATCTCCCTAATCTTCCATGCGATCTCTTCCTCCTTCTCGGCGTTGAAGTAGAACCACGCCCTTTTGTCGTTAAGGTTGAGGTAGCCGTCCCCTATGAACCATCCGAGAACGAAGGCAAGGTCTTCCCCTATACTCTCGCTTCCAAAGTCCTCCTCGATTTCAAAGCGCGGAAGGAGTATCTTGTCTCCAGGCTTCAGCTCACCCACTTCTTTCCATCCCTCTGGAGTCATAAGCCTGTGATCAAGTGTTGCCGTTATCTCGTAGCCCTGCTTTGTCTTGACCTTTGCGACTTTCTTCTTCCCTACTTTCCAGACGTAGGCTGGGACGGTTATTGGATCTGCTATTGCGAGGGCTTTTCCGTGGACAGTCTCATATTTGACCTCTTCCTCACCGGGCAGAAGAACCTCAACTGAGTATGCGTAGGGCTCTCCTTCCTCGGCTATTCCATCTACTGCGACGGCCTCCTTCTTTCCTCTCTCCTTCGCGAGGCTGAAGAGTTCCTCTGCCCTGATGTAGCCCTCAGGAGTGAGAACCCTGGTATCTCCAACGACACACGGATTGGTGGCCCTTATCTTTTCGCCCTTTGCAGGCTCCAGAACGTTTCTTCTATTGATGACATCGAAGAAGACAACACCCGGGTCGGCCTTGGCCCAGGCCATATAGGCTAGCTCTTCAAACAGGTTCTTGGGGTCGATCTCCTTGACCCTCTCACCTGTGCGCGGGTTGATGAGCGGATAGCGCTTGCCCTCTTTGAGGGCCTCCCAGAAGTCCTCCCAGAGGCCGACGCTTATGTTGAAGTTGCTGAGGACGTTGGTTCCCGTGTTCTTCTCCTTTGCGTGGATGAACTTCTCTACATCCGGATGCCAGACTTCCAGGATGCCCATGTTGGCACCTCTCCTCACACCGCCCTGCTTTATAACGTCGCTGACGGCATCAATGAGGTGCATGAACGAGACTGGACCTGAGGCTGCTCCTGTCGTTGTTCCAACTAAATCTCCTTCAGGACGGAGCTTCGAGAAGTTGAGGCCAGTATTGTGGACGAAGACCATTCCGTTTTCTCCAGCAAGATAATTCTGGTATCTCTCAACGGTAAGGTCGTAGAAGGTCTTTGGCTCGTTCGTGACGTGGATCTCCTTAACAACCTCAAGCCCTTCGATGAGGTGGAGCATCCTTTTGACGTCCTCGCTCTTTGTAGTGTCGTAGAGTTTTCTCAGCATCTTCACTAGAACGGCCTTGGAAACGCGTCCTCTCCTGTGCCACTGGCCGAGGGATACCTTTTCGTTCTCTATTATAGCCAATGTCTGACTGCCGTTTGTCTTGAACTCAACGCCGTGCTTTGAGCTCCATGCCTTAAACTCTTCAAAGCTGAGCGTAAGACCGAATGATCCACCATTATGTTTGCTGAGAAGCTCCTCAAGTTTCCTTCTCTTTTCGGAGTTCTGAAGGTTCTTTCCTATGAGTTCGTAGAACCTGAGGAGCGATGAGTACTCCTC encodes the following:
- a CDS encoding vitamin B12-dependent ribonucleotide reductase, encoding MPVEKVMKRDGRIVPFDKERIKWAIQRAMLEVGVRDEKLLNKVVRRVVRRVNELYDGQIPNIENIQDIVELELMRAGLFDVAKAYILYRKKKAEIREEKKKILNKDKLDEIDKRFSLNALRVLASRYLIKNEKGEIIESPRELFERVATLAVIPEVLYDERVFDKNGGHEQDVSAIERYRENLDEYDGKFSIGRFKLNKWHFERLLNLYRELAEKGQMKLSIEEVLKMLENGAFDNYEDEIEEYFRLMTGQYFMPNTPALINSGRPLGMLSACFVVPIEDDMESIMKAAHDVAMIQKAGGGCIDGNAKIIFENEGEEHIMTMAEMYERYKDLGEFYDPEYNRWGINVEEVPVYVKSFDPSTREITKGKVKVLWKYELGEDVPKYEIKTNKGTRILTSPWHPFFVLTPDFSVVEKRADELREGDILVGGMPSDDDNEFLLDYWLAGFIAGDGSIDKYRSHVKSHEYVYDRLRIYDYTAETLGIINDHLEKTFGKRYSLQRDRNIHYIDIKAKEITSHYIELLRGITNGIPQPILKEDRNAVLSFITGLFDAEGHVNSKPGVELGMVNRKLIEDITYYLNSLGIKARMREKPRKDGIDYVMHVEEYSSLLRFYELIGKNLQNSEKRRKLEELLSKHNGGSFGLTLSFEEFKAWSSKHGVEFKTNGSQTLAIIENEKVSLGQWHRRGRVSKAVLVKMLRKLYDTTKSEDVKRMLHLIEGLEVVKEIHVTNEPKTFYDLTVERYQNYLAGENGMVFVHNTGLNFSKLRPEGDLVGTTTGAASGPVSFMHLIDAVSDVIKQGGVRRGANMGILEVWHPDVEKFIHAKEKNTGTNVLSNFNISVGLWEDFWEALKEGKRYPLINPRTGERVKEIDPKNLFEELAYMAWAKADPGVVFFDVINRRNVLEPAKGEKIRATNPCVVGDTRVLTPEGYIRAEELFSLAKERGKKEAVAVDGIAEEGEPYAYSVEVLLPGEEEVKYETVHGKALAIADPITVPAYVWKVGKKKVAKVKTKQGYEITATLDHRLMTPEGWKEVGELKPGDKILLPRFEIEEDFGSESIGEDLAFVLGWFIGDGYLNLNDKRAWFYFNAEKEEEIAWKIREILAERFNIKAEPHRYGNQIKLGVRGEAYRWLESLVGSNEKRVPEIVYRLKPSEIAAFLRGLFSADGYVDNDNAIRLTSKDRELLRDVQDLLLLFGILSKIYERPYPTEFKYTTKDGEERTYRAKGYYELVIANYSRKLFAEKIGFNGYKMEKLSLKKTKIDEPVVTVESVEVLGEEIVYDFTVPEYHSYISNGFMSHNCGEEPLYEYESCNLASINLAKFVKYDDEGKPYFDWDEYAYVIQKVAKYLDNAIDVNKFPLPEIDRNTKLTRRIGVGMMGLADALFKLGIPYNSKEGFDFMRKATEYLTFYAYKRSVEAAKERGPFPLYEKTKYKDGELPVEGFYHREVWNLPWDELVEDIKRYGVRNGMVTTCPPTGSVSMIADTSSGIEPIFALVYKKSVTVGEFYYVDPVFEAELKKRGLWSDEILKKISDNYGSVQGLEEIPEDMQRVFVTAMDIHWLDHLLAQANIQLWLTDSASKTINMPNDATVEDVKAAYLLAYKLGCKGVTVYRDGSLSVQVYSVEGEKKKRVPAKPSDYAVEKLRAIVEAEPWLSRFINVEAILNGTNGKEKSTQAGGLTFSVSHVSAIKPAHEHPHHAERPEIPEEKIKELLGVAYCPVCYEKDGELVELRMESGCATCPRCGWSKCVIS